Sequence from the Chthoniobacterales bacterium genome:
TGAGTATTTCGTCCTTGGTCAAAACGGCCTCCATCCGCAAGGCGAGAAATGCCTCGAGAATTTTTCGATGGATGGTCTGGCCGCCGAGCGGGAAACTGTTGCGCGCCAGTTGCTGCGTTAGGGTGCTTCCGCCTTGGCGAACGCCACCCGCGGCCAAGTTCCTCGCCGCGGCACGCAAGATCCCGACGGGATCAATGCCGAAGTGGTCCATGAACCGCGAGTCTTCGCGTGCAATAACCGCGCGGACAAACCACGGACTGACGGCGGACAGTGGAACAGTTCGCCGATTTTCCCCCGATAACCGCGTGTAGACCTGCCCGCGGCAATCAAGCACAAGCGAACTTTCGGGAATGCGCCCGACCATTTGCATATCGAACGTCCACGCCCATGCGGCGTAGAACGCGGCCACCAATCCCCAAAGGAGGAAGCACGCCAAGATCAGACGCCCGAGTTTCCGCGTCCTCTGCCTGCGCGCGCGGCGGCGCCGACTCCGCAGCCTGAGGACGGCGGGTGTGCGCTCGGCGCGGAGGCGGCGGGGACGCTTGGCGGAGGGCATAGAGAAGCAGGAAAGCTAACAGCAAAGCCCGATGGTTCCCCGAAAAAATCGCTTCCATCGCGCCGGATTCGCGGCCACGTTTTCGCTTGCCATGACTTCCAACACCACTCGGAACTCGCCAGCCTGGACAATGTTCCAGGGAATCCTCCTCATCGTGCTCGGTGCGCTTGCCATCATCTTCCCGCTTGTCGCCAGCATTGCGGTGGAGCAACTGTTCGCCGCCCTGCTGCTCATTGCGGGCGGCTATGCCCTTGCCGCCGCCCTCGGCAGGAAGGAGTCGGGCTTCGCCCACCGCATGGTTTCCGCCCTGTGGGCCGTTCTCACGCTGGCCACAGGTCTGCTGCTGTTGTTCAAGATCGGAGCAGGCGTCCTTACGCTCACCATTTTGCTGGCTTCGTATTTTGCCGCGCAGGGCATAGTCACCATTATCTCCGCGTTCCGTTTCTCCGGGACTGGAACCATGTGGATGATGCTCTTGAGCGGGGTTGTTTCACTTGTTCTGTCGTGGATGATATTCAGCGGTTTCCCGGGCTCCGCTGTTTGGCTGCTCGGACTGCTCTTTGGTATCAACCTCATGTTCACCGGCGCCTTCTTCATCTCGATGTCGTCCGCCCTCAAGGCACAAGAAGCCTGATAGGCCGGTTGTTTCTGCAAAGACCCCGCGGAATTCCGCGGGGTCTTTTCATTTGTGCAGGGGCCAGACGAGCGGGATGAGGATTGCGGCCCCCACGAGGTAGAGAAGATTGAGCGGCAACCCGATCCGCAGAAAGTCGGTGAACTTGTATCCTCCCGCTGAATAAACAAAAGTGTTCGTCTGGTAGCCGATCGGCGTGGCGAAGCCGGCGCTGGATCCCAAGATGATCGCCACAGCGAAAGGACGGACGTCGAGACCGAGCTGGGTGGCGATACCAAGCGCTATCGGCATCATGAGAACAACCGTCGCGTTGTTCGAAAGCACTTCCGTGATTATGACAGTCAGCAGGTAAATGGCAGCCAGCATGGCCACGGGCTTCCAAGCATCGCTGAACCACCCGGCTGACGTTTGCACCATGCCCTCCGCGATGTAGCGCGCAGCGCCGGTCGACTCCATGGCAACTCCGAGAGCCAGTGTCGTGTAGATAAGAAACATCAGCGGCCAATCAACCGACCCGTATGCCTCCCGGGGCTTGATAGCGCCCGCGACCATCAGCAGCACACATCCGGCGATGGCGGCGACTTCAATCGGAAGCCATTCGAAGGCGGAAACAACAATCACCGCAGCGAGTGTCGTGAAGACCAACGGGGCGCTCGCCTTCTGCGCGGACGTGGGGACACGCGTCCGGTCAAGCAGAAGCAGGTCGCTGCTGCGGCGCAGTTGGTTGAGGCTGGGTTCGCTGCCCATCAACAGCAAAGTGTCGCCGGCCTGGAGCGGCACGGACTCGAAACCGCGGCTGAGATTGAGACCGCGACGGTGGACCGCCAGAACAACGAGACCGAAGCGCTGGCGGAAATTGATGTCGCGAAGGCTGCGCCCGGCGATTTCCGAGAGCGGGCCGACGATGGCCTCGGCCAAATGCGTCTCGTGCGCGGCAAGGAACTCGCCGGTCTTTCCGCTCTCTGCTTTCAAGTTCACCCCCTGCATGCCGAGAATCGAGGCAACGCTTTTCGGCGCACCCGCAATCACGAGGTGGTCGCCCTCTTCCAACCGCACGGTGTCCAATGGGTCGAAGACCGGTTCCCCTCGGCGCAACACTTCGATGATGCGCATGCCCGTGCGCGGGCCGAACCCCGCCTCGGCAAGGGTCTTGCCGATCACGGGCGATCGGGGATGCACGGTCGCCTCGACGGCGTATTCCGAAATGCCATCTTCGCCGCCGAGGTCTTCGGCGAGCATCCGTCGCACGGGCAGAAGCTTCGGCGCAGCCCACACCGTGTAAAGGGTGCCGATGATCGCCAATGGCAGTCCGACCGCTCCGATCTCGAACATGCCGAGCGGTTTCTGCCCGGCATCGGCAAGCAGGCCGCTGCCAAGGAGGTTGGTGCTGGTGCCGACAAGGGTGCAACAGCCGCCGAAAACCGCCGCATAGGAGAGGGGGATCAGAAAAATGGACGCCGGAACGCCGGCGCGCTTGGCGAGGTGGATCGCAACGGGCAAGCCGACAACCACGACAGGTGTGTTGTTGATGAAGGCCGACACAAAGCCCGCGGCGAGCATCATCAAGAGAAGCAAACCGCGCGGCCCCAAGTTGCCGACGCTCTCGAGTGCAACGAGCGCGCGACTGATCGCTCCGGTCCTTTCGAGGGCGTAGGTCAGGACGAACATCGCCGCAACCGTAAGGGGCGCCGGGTTGGCGAACACTTTCAACAAGCGTGCCGCATCAGGAAATGCGCTTCCGCCGGGCAACTGCGAAAGCAAAAGCAGGATCGCGAATACCGCGAGACCGGTGAGATCGAGCGGCCACTTCTCGCGCACGAATTGCACAAGCGCAAAGGCGACAAGTCCGAGCACAACTGCGATTTCCCAAGTCATTCCGGCGCAAAAATTGCCCGGCCGGCATCAGGGAGGCCAGTCCGAAAAAGGACCGCGGGCGGTTTTCCCCTTGCCGCTTCGCTCTTCCTGACTGACTTTGCCGCGCGTGAAATGGTCGTTTCAGGTTGCGCGAATCGCCGGCATCGACGTGAAGATTCACGCCACGTTTCTCCTTCTGCTCGCTTGGCTGGGCTTTGTTTACTACGCCGAGGGCG
This genomic interval carries:
- a CDS encoding HdeD family acid-resistance protein, whose product is MVPRKNRFHRAGFAATFSLAMTSNTTRNSPAWTMFQGILLIVLGALAIIFPLVASIAVEQLFAALLLIAGGYALAAALGRKESGFAHRMVSALWAVLTLATGLLLLFKIGAGVLTLTILLASYFAAQGIVTIISAFRFSGTGTMWMMLLSGVVSLVLSWMIFSGFPGSAVWLLGLLFGINLMFTGAFFISMSSALKAQEA
- a CDS encoding SLC13 family permease produces the protein MTWEIAVVLGLVAFALVQFVREKWPLDLTGLAVFAILLLLSQLPGGSAFPDAARLLKVFANPAPLTVAAMFVLTYALERTGAISRALVALESVGNLGPRGLLLLMMLAAGFVSAFINNTPVVVVGLPVAIHLAKRAGVPASIFLIPLSYAAVFGGCCTLVGTSTNLLGSGLLADAGQKPLGMFEIGAVGLPLAIIGTLYTVWAAPKLLPVRRMLAEDLGGEDGISEYAVEATVHPRSPVIGKTLAEAGFGPRTGMRIIEVLRRGEPVFDPLDTVRLEEGDHLVIAGAPKSVASILGMQGVNLKAESGKTGEFLAAHETHLAEAIVGPLSEIAGRSLRDINFRQRFGLVVLAVHRRGLNLSRGFESVPLQAGDTLLLMGSEPSLNQLRRSSDLLLLDRTRVPTSAQKASAPLVFTTLAAVIVVSAFEWLPIEVAAIAGCVLLMVAGAIKPREAYGSVDWPLMFLIYTTLALGVAMESTGAARYIAEGMVQTSAGWFSDAWKPVAMLAAIYLLTVIITEVLSNNATVVLMMPIALGIATQLGLDVRPFAVAIILGSSAGFATPIGYQTNTFVYSAGGYKFTDFLRIGLPLNLLYLVGAAILIPLVWPLHK